A segment of the Spirochaetota bacterium genome:
ATGTTGTTACAGTAACAGACATTAATAAGTTTATTACTGAAAAGGACAAGCAAGCTGGGATTGGTGCAACCATGAATGCAATGGATCCTGTTGCAATGCCACATAAAAAGCATGAAGATGCAGGCATTAAGTGTGTAGTATGCCATCATAAAGCTGGCAATGATGACAGGATCAAACAGTGTGCAGAATGCCACAAAGGTGCAAAGGGTGAGGATACCATTCATGGTCTGTGCATTAATTGCCATGCTCAGTCCAAAAAAGGCCCTGTGCTTTGCAATGAGTGTCATATTGCTAAAGAATAAAAGCGTGTAGCTTAAAAGCACAATGAAACGAGGTAAAAAAACATTAATTCTTGGCATAGGAAATCTGCTTCAAAAGGATGATGGTATTGGAGTACATGTGGTGCAGTATATGCAGAAAAATAATGTTACCCTGCCTGATAATGTGGAACTCTTAGATGGTGGAACTGCGGGATTTGATCTCATTCCATACATGATAGATTTTGATAAGCTGATTATTATTGATGCATTAAAAGTACAGGACAGGCCAGGTAGCATTTATAGATTTGATGGAAAGCATTTAAAAGCACAGACGCCTAACGTTTCATTGCATGAAATGGGAATTGCCGAGGTGCTGCGGGTGTTGAAAGTTCAGGGTTACAGTCCTGAGGTGGAAGTTATAGGGATTGTCCCTGAGAATATCAATACACTGGATATTACACCAAGCCCTTCGGTAGCAGAATCAATTCCAAAAGTTGTGGATTTGATTCTTGATAGTGTTACTGCTTATTAACCTGATACATTAGGAGGTTGTTACATGTCGCTAAATAGAAGAGAATTTTTAAAAGTCATGGGTGCTACTACCGCTGCGGTAGCATTCCCAAGTGTACTTATTCAGGGTTGCAAAAGGGCATTACAAAAAGCTTCAGAGCGTACCAATGTAATCTGGATTCAGGCACAGTCATGTTCTGGATGTTCTGTTTCACTTTTGAATAAGCTTGAGCCTGATATTGCAACCGTTATTACCGAATACATAAGCCTGAACTATCACCAGACATTATGCGGTGGTACCGGTCATGCTGCCATACAGGTTCTTGAAAATGCGGTCAAGACAAACCGCAAAGATTTTATATTAATTGTTGAAGGTTCCATACCTACAAAATCTGATGAATACTGTACCATAGGCGAGATGGATGGCAGAATCATTGGTGCACGTGAATGGATTGAAAAATTGGGTAAAAATGCAATAGCACTGGTTGCTGTTGGTTCATGTGCAACATTTGGTGGTATACCTGGCGCAAAGATACGGGCAACAGGCGATAACCCAACAGGTGCTATATCATTACAGAAGATGTTCCCTGATAAGAAGGTAATTAATATCCCTGGATGTCCGCCACATCCAGACTGGATGGTGGGAACACTTTTACATGTATTACTAAAAGGCATGCCAGAGCTTGATGAGTACAACAGGCCACTCATGTATTTTGGAACAACTGTTCATGAAAAATGCTCACGACTTCCCGATTATAAGCGTGGACGTTTTGCAAAACACTGGGGTGAAGAAGGCTGTTTGTATTTATTAGGCTGTTTAGGTATGGATACGGGATGTGATATTCCAACCCGTGGCTGGGTAGGTGGTATGAATACCTGTACTGGCTGTGGTTCAGGATGTATAGGATGTACAGAGCCTCCATTCCCAGATTATGGCAACAGAGGTATTTATAAGCATCTTGTAGCAAGCAATGATGAATTACAAACGCTACATCCTGAAATTGCCAGCACTGTAGTAAAACTTAAGAATGGAGGTGTCATCAATGGCTAAGGTATTATTGGATCCCATTACCAGAATAGAAGGTCATCTTTCTATTGAGATAGATGTTCAGAATGGCAGGGTCGTTGATGCAAAAAGTAAAGGGGACATGTTCCGTGGTTTTGAGATGATCTTAAAAGGGCGAAACCCTGTTGATGCAAATCAGATTACACAGCGTATATGTGGTGTGTGTCCTGTTTCCCACGGTATTGCATCAAGCAAGTGTTTAGATGCAGCATTTGGTATAGTGCCCAATAAAAACGGGCGGTTACTCAGAAATTTAGTTTTTGGTGCCAACTATCTGCAGTCACATATATTGCATTTTTACCATTTAGCTGCATTGGACTATGTAGACATCACCGCTATCCTGAAATACAATGGCTCTGACAAAAAGCTTCTTGCTTTGCGTGACTGGGCCAAGAATGAGCTTGAAGTAAAGAAAGGTCGACAGGATGCTATTACTGCTGTTGCGCCATTTTTACCACGGTATGAAGGTGATTTTTATATCAAAGACCTTGATTTGAATATTGCAGCCATAGCTCATTATGTACAGGCGCTTGATATGAGGATGAAAGCTCATCAGATGGTTGCTCTTTTTGGTGGAAGAGTACCGCATCTTATTGGGCTTGTACCAGGCGGCGTTACTCAGGTTCCTACACGAAGTGCTATACGTCAGTACAGAAAGCTTTTGAAACAGGTTGAAGAATTTGTAAATGAAGTGTATATCAATGATGTAATAGCTGTGGCAAAAGCTTATAGCGATTATTTTAAGATTGGTCGGTATACAAACTTCCTGTCATATGGTGTATTTGAAGAAAATCCAGAGCAGACAGAATTCTTCTTTAAACGGGGAGTCTTTGATGGCAAAAAACTACAAGAATTTGATTCATCAAAGATTCGTGAACAGGTACGGTTTGCTCGCTACAACTCTGGAAGCAACCTGCATCCATACCAGGGTCAAACTAATCCTGATCCTCATAAAGCTGGTGCATATAGCTGGCTTAAGGCACCACGCTATGATGGTATGCCAATGGAAGTTGGCCCATTAGCACGTGTAGTGGTCAATTATTTAGGTGG
Coding sequences within it:
- a CDS encoding cytochrome c3 family protein yields the protein MSKIRLFVVCMGILVIAVIIGCSEGTTNINPSPTDVVTVTDINKFITEKDKQAGIGATMNAMDPVAMPHKKHEDAGIKCVVCHHKAGNDDRIKQCAECHKGAKGEDTIHGLCINCHAQSKKGPVLCNECHIAKE
- a CDS encoding HyaD/HybD family hydrogenase maturation endopeptidase; protein product: MKRGKKTLILGIGNLLQKDDGIGVHVVQYMQKNNVTLPDNVELLDGGTAGFDLIPYMIDFDKLIIIDALKVQDRPGSIYRFDGKHLKAQTPNVSLHEMGIAEVLRVLKVQGYSPEVEVIGIVPENINTLDITPSPSVAESIPKVVDLILDSVTAY
- a CDS encoding hydrogenase small subunit — encoded protein: MSLNRREFLKVMGATTAAVAFPSVLIQGCKRALQKASERTNVIWIQAQSCSGCSVSLLNKLEPDIATVITEYISLNYHQTLCGGTGHAAIQVLENAVKTNRKDFILIVEGSIPTKSDEYCTIGEMDGRIIGAREWIEKLGKNAIALVAVGSCATFGGIPGAKIRATGDNPTGAISLQKMFPDKKVINIPGCPPHPDWMVGTLLHVLLKGMPELDEYNRPLMYFGTTVHEKCSRLPDYKRGRFAKHWGEEGCLYLLGCLGMDTGCDIPTRGWVGGMNTCTGCGSGCIGCTEPPFPDYGNRGIYKHLVASNDELQTLHPEIASTVVKLKNGGVING
- a CDS encoding nickel-dependent hydrogenase large subunit, whose protein sequence is MAKVLLDPITRIEGHLSIEIDVQNGRVVDAKSKGDMFRGFEMILKGRNPVDANQITQRICGVCPVSHGIASSKCLDAAFGIVPNKNGRLLRNLVFGANYLQSHILHFYHLAALDYVDITAILKYNGSDKKLLALRDWAKNELEVKKGRQDAITAVAPFLPRYEGDFYIKDLDLNIAAIAHYVQALDMRMKAHQMVALFGGRVPHLIGLVPGGVTQVPTRSAIRQYRKLLKQVEEFVNEVYINDVIAVAKAYSDYFKIGRYTNFLSYGVFEENPEQTEFFFKRGVFDGKKLQEFDSSKIREQVRFARYNSGSNLHPYQGQTNPDPHKAGAYSWLKAPRYDGMPMEVGPLARVVVNYLGGNAGVKKEVDALLKVFNADIDAVFSTLGRHAARAIECKLLCQRMYEWLDDLEVGEMPRSTYEIPDKSQGEGLTEAPRGALGHWIVVEDKKIANYQCVVPTTWFCGPRGDDGKLGPVEQALLGTPIADPKNPIEAARVVRSFDPCIACAVHVVEGDKEIGTFKIC